One part of the [Pantoea] beijingensis genome encodes these proteins:
- a CDS encoding trypsin-like serine peptidase — translation MRIKAVLLVGLLSFSFYIHADDDSLSENDTLTLFFGKDDRKPVDEAASVPWEAIGQLETESGNLCSATLISEHLALTAGHCLLAPPGRLDKPVALRFIANDGGWRYEIHDIEARVDPQLGGKLKADGEGWIVPAAAAPYDYALIVLRNPPSGITPIPLFEGSRSELTAALKASGRKVSQAGYPADHLETLYSHTDCMVTGWAQRNVLSHQCDTLPGDSGSPLLLKVDNNWQLIAVQSSAPAPKDRYRADNRAIAVTAFRDGLKALAL, via the coding sequence ATGCGCATAAAGGCTGTGTTATTAGTAGGATTGTTATCCTTCTCTTTCTATATCCATGCTGACGATGATTCGCTAAGCGAAAACGACACGCTAACGCTGTTTTTTGGTAAAGACGATCGTAAACCGGTTGATGAGGCTGCCAGCGTTCCATGGGAAGCAATCGGCCAGCTCGAGACAGAAAGCGGTAATCTTTGTAGCGCCACGCTTATCTCTGAGCATCTGGCCCTGACTGCAGGTCATTGTCTGCTGGCGCCGCCAGGACGGCTGGATAAACCCGTCGCACTCAGATTTATTGCCAATGACGGCGGCTGGCGCTATGAAATACACGATATTGAGGCACGGGTCGATCCGCAATTGGGGGGGAAACTCAAAGCCGATGGTGAGGGTTGGATCGTCCCAGCCGCTGCTGCACCTTATGATTACGCGTTGATCGTGCTGCGTAACCCGCCATCGGGTATTACACCGATCCCGCTGTTTGAGGGGTCACGCAGTGAGTTAACCGCCGCGCTAAAAGCTAGCGGACGCAAAGTGTCGCAGGCAGGCTATCCTGCAGACCATCTTGAGACGCTCTATTCGCATACCGATTGTATGGTCACCGGCTGGGCGCAGCGTAATGTGCTATCGCATCAGTGTGATACATTACCGGGAGACAGCGGTTCGCCGCTGTTATTGAAGGTCGATAATAACTGGCAGCTTATCGCCGTACAGAGCTCAGCTCCAGCGCCCAAAGATCGCTATCGCGCGGATAACCGCGCCATTGCCGTAACCGCCTTTCGCGACGGATTGAAAGCGTTAGCACTGTAA
- the asr gene encoding acid resistance repetitive basic protein Asr, which produces MKKLVTLVVAAAMGLSSVAFAADTTAAPVTTTASETAASTPAAAPAAHKTKHHKKHKKAAVQKAQAAKKHHKKVAKPVEQKAQAAKKHHKKVTKPVAQKAQAAKKHHKKAVKQAPAAN; this is translated from the coding sequence ATGAAAAAATTAGTTACTCTGGTTGTAGCCGCTGCTATGGGTCTGTCTTCCGTTGCTTTCGCTGCTGATACTACAGCGGCACCAGTAACCACCACCGCTAGCGAAACTGCAGCATCAACACCAGCTGCAGCGCCAGCCGCTCATAAAACTAAACACCATAAAAAACACAAAAAAGCAGCAGTACAGAAAGCGCAAGCTGCGAAAAAGCACCACAAAAAAGTCGCGAAGCCAGTAGAACAAAAAGCCCAGGCGGCTAAAAAACACCATAAAAAAGTGACAAAACCCGTTGCTCAGAAAGCGCAAGCAGCTAAAAAACACCATAAAAAAGCGGTGAAGCAAGCGCCAGCTGCAAACTAA
- a CDS encoding carboxypeptidase M32 produces the protein MTSAYQHLTTTFQRLARFSHLSAIAGWDMQTMMPSAGSRARGEALAELSVLQHQILTSADVSSWLNEAEQETLNDVECANLFEMRRSWQQASLLPASLVEAKSIAGSRCEHAWRKQRPANDWKGFSANLKEVVKLSRQEAEIRAQANGCSRYDALLDIFEPGMTSAKLDRTFGDLKHWLPDLLQRVAAHQAQGHIERPVGPFAVESQRQLGLSIMKQLGFDFNAGRLDVSAHPFCGGVPEDVRITTRYNNNEFLSAMMGVIHETGHARYEQNLPKQWLGQPVSLARSTAIHESQSLFFEMQLARSADFLQLILPQVVAQFGAQPALNLDNFIRLNQQVKPGFIRVDADEVSYPAHVILRYEIERALISGDIEVDDIPTIWQEKMQDYLGIDTRGNYRDGCMQDIHWTDGAFGYFPTYTLGAMYAAQLFQAVKRALPNIESQIREGNLQPIFDWLQQNIWQHGCRFSTQQLITHATGEDLNPVFFRQHLEKRYLNQ, from the coding sequence GTGACATCTGCTTATCAACATTTGACAACAACCTTTCAACGTCTGGCGCGTTTTAGTCACCTCTCCGCTATTGCCGGTTGGGATATGCAAACCATGATGCCTTCTGCGGGTAGCCGCGCACGCGGTGAGGCCCTGGCGGAACTCAGTGTTCTCCAGCATCAGATTCTGACCTCTGCCGACGTCAGCAGTTGGCTGAATGAGGCGGAGCAGGAGACGCTAAATGATGTTGAGTGCGCCAACCTCTTCGAAATGCGCCGCTCCTGGCAACAGGCATCACTGCTGCCTGCCTCACTCGTTGAGGCTAAATCAATTGCCGGATCCCGCTGTGAACATGCATGGCGTAAGCAACGTCCGGCGAATGACTGGAAAGGGTTTTCCGCTAACTTGAAAGAGGTCGTGAAACTAAGTCGCCAGGAGGCAGAAATTCGTGCTCAGGCTAACGGTTGTTCTCGTTACGATGCGCTGCTCGATATTTTTGAGCCTGGCATGACCAGCGCTAAACTGGATCGGACCTTTGGCGATTTAAAACACTGGCTGCCTGACCTGCTGCAGCGTGTTGCCGCACACCAGGCCCAGGGCCATATTGAGCGCCCTGTTGGCCCCTTCGCTGTTGAGTCCCAACGTCAGCTCGGCCTCAGCATCATGAAACAGCTGGGGTTTGATTTTAACGCGGGCCGCCTTGATGTCAGTGCTCATCCTTTCTGCGGCGGTGTTCCTGAAGATGTCAGGATTACTACGCGCTACAATAACAATGAGTTTCTTAGCGCGATGATGGGTGTTATTCACGAGACGGGGCACGCACGATATGAACAAAATTTACCGAAACAATGGTTGGGCCAACCCGTTTCACTGGCACGTTCGACGGCTATCCATGAATCCCAAAGTCTGTTTTTCGAAATGCAGTTGGCTCGTAGCGCAGATTTTTTGCAATTGATCCTACCGCAGGTGGTTGCTCAATTTGGTGCACAACCCGCGCTGAATCTGGACAATTTTATACGACTGAACCAGCAGGTAAAACCCGGGTTTATCCGTGTTGATGCGGATGAGGTAAGTTATCCTGCCCATGTCATTCTGCGTTATGAAATCGAACGAGCGCTGATTAGCGGCGATATAGAAGTTGATGACATTCCGACTATCTGGCAGGAAAAAATGCAGGATTACCTGGGGATCGATACCCGCGGAAATTACCGTGATGGCTGCATGCAGGACATCCATTGGACCGATGGTGCCTTCGGTTATTTCCCCACGTATACGCTGGGTGCAATGTATGCAGCACAGCTGTTCCAGGCCGTCAAACGCGCCCTTCCAAATATCGAAAGCCAGATCCGTGAAGGCAATTTACAGCCGATTTTCGACTGGCTGCAGCAAAACATCTGGCAGCACGGCTGTCGTTTCAGTACACAGCAATTAATTACCCATGCAACAGGTGAGGATCTCAATCCCGTATTTTTCCGCCAGCATCTTGAAAAACGTTATTTAAATCAATAG
- the rstB gene encoding two-component system sensor histidine kinase RstB — MRKLFIQFYLLLFICFLVMTMLVGLVYKFTAERAGRQSMDDLMKSSLYLMRSELREIPPRNWNKTINNLDLNLSFKLHIEPLSKYKLDAGSMRRLRAGEIVALDNEYTFLQHIPRSHYVLAVGPIPYLFYLHEMRILDIALLAFIGMSLALPVFIWMRPHWKDMLKLEAAAQRFGQGHLDERANFDSASSLIRLGVAFNQMADNINTLVASKKMLIDGIAHELRTPLVRLRYRLEMSDNLSEAESSALNRDIGQLESLIEELLIYARLDRPRVDLNLQRLDLAVWLKERLDDIQSVHPDYHIILDTPQRENMGITDTRLMERVLDNLVNNALRYASQRLRVGLWFDGGTACLQVEDDGPGIPFAERERVFEPFVRLDPSRDRATGGCGLGLAIVHSIAQALGGYVMIDSSPLGGASVRICWPVDLPLRDSRIS; from the coding sequence ATGAGAAAGCTTTTTATTCAATTCTACCTGCTGTTATTCATCTGCTTCCTGGTCATGACAATGCTCGTCGGGCTGGTCTACAAATTTACCGCCGAGCGAGCGGGCCGCCAGTCGATGGACGATCTGATGAAAAGCTCGCTCTATCTGATGCGCAGTGAACTGCGAGAAATCCCCCCGCGCAACTGGAATAAAACCATCAATAATCTTGACCTTAATCTGTCGTTTAAACTGCATATCGAGCCATTAAGTAAATATAAACTTGATGCCGGTAGCATGAGGCGTTTACGCGCTGGTGAAATTGTTGCGCTCGACAATGAATACACGTTTCTACAGCATATCCCACGTAGCCATTATGTTCTGGCCGTGGGGCCCATCCCTTATCTTTTTTACCTGCACGAAATGCGCATTCTGGATATTGCGCTACTGGCATTTATCGGGATGTCGCTGGCATTGCCGGTCTTTATCTGGATGCGGCCGCACTGGAAGGATATGCTGAAGCTGGAAGCAGCAGCACAACGCTTCGGGCAGGGCCATCTGGATGAACGGGCCAATTTTGACAGTGCATCCAGCCTTATTCGCCTTGGGGTGGCGTTTAACCAAATGGCTGACAATATTAATACGCTGGTGGCCAGTAAAAAAATGCTGATCGACGGGATTGCACATGAATTACGGACGCCTCTGGTCCGGCTTCGCTACCGTCTGGAGATGAGTGACAATTTAAGCGAGGCTGAGTCCAGTGCATTAAACCGTGATATCGGCCAGCTTGAATCGCTGATTGAGGAGTTGCTGATTTACGCGCGTCTCGACCGGCCCCGCGTCGATCTCAATTTGCAGCGACTGGATTTGGCCGTCTGGCTCAAGGAGCGGCTGGATGACATTCAGTCTGTTCACCCGGACTATCACATTATCCTGGATACGCCGCAGCGCGAGAATATGGGTATCACTGATACACGCCTCATGGAGCGCGTGTTGGATAATCTGGTAAATAACGCGCTGCGTTACGCCAGTCAGCGTCTGCGTGTGGGATTATGGTTTGACGGCGGTACCGCCTGTCTACAGGTGGAGGATGATGGGCCGGGTATCCCATTTGCAGAACGTGAACGGGTATTTGAACCTTTTGTTCGCCTCGATCCCAGTCGCGATCGTGCAACCGGTGGCTGCGGCCTGGGCCTGGCCATCGTTCATTCAATTGCCCAAGCCCTTGGAGGCTATGTGATGATCGACAGCAGCCCGTTAGGCGGAGCCAGCGTTCGCATTTGCTGGCCGGTTGATTTACCCTTGCGGGACAGCCGCATTAGCTGA
- the rstA gene encoding two-component system response regulator RstA, with protein sequence MNKIVFVEDDQDVGELIAAYLGRHGIDVIVEGRGDRAETLIAEVKPDLVILDIMLPGKDGMTLCRDLRANWPGPIVLLTSLDSDMNHILSLEMGANDYILKTTPPAVLLARLRLHLRQASVNGNNEEIAPSLAGPKALRFGSLFIDPMNRQVALFDENIALSTADFDLLWELATHAGKTLNRDALLKTLRGVSYDGLDRSIDVAISRLRKKLHDSAIEPYRIKTIRNKGYLFAPHAWENDSE encoded by the coding sequence ATGAATAAAATTGTATTTGTTGAAGATGACCAGGATGTAGGCGAACTTATCGCAGCTTATCTGGGACGTCATGGAATTGATGTCATTGTTGAAGGACGCGGCGACCGTGCGGAAACGCTTATCGCCGAAGTGAAACCCGATTTAGTCATCCTGGATATTATGTTACCCGGCAAGGATGGGATGACTTTATGTCGTGATCTGCGGGCAAACTGGCCCGGCCCTATCGTACTGTTGACCTCACTGGATAGCGACATGAACCATATTCTGTCACTGGAGATGGGGGCTAATGATTATATTCTGAAAACCACTCCCCCGGCGGTGCTACTGGCGCGATTGCGGCTTCATCTCCGCCAGGCCAGCGTTAACGGTAACAATGAAGAAATTGCGCCCTCGCTTGCTGGTCCTAAGGCGCTGCGCTTTGGCTCACTGTTTATCGATCCGATGAATCGTCAGGTGGCATTGTTTGATGAGAATATCGCCCTCTCCACCGCAGATTTCGATCTGCTCTGGGAACTGGCGACGCATGCCGGGAAAACGTTAAACCGTGATGCACTGTTAAAAACATTGCGTGGCGTAAGTTATGACGGTCTTGACCGCAGTATCGATGTCGCAATTTCACGCCTGCGTAAAAAGCTACATGACAGTGCGATAGAACCCTACCGTATTAAAACTATCCGTAACAAGGGTTATCTGTTTGCGCCTCATGCCTGGGAAAATGATTCAGAATGA
- a CDS encoding amino acid permease, producing MDKKLGLTALTALVLSSMLGAGVFSLPQNMAAVASPAALIVGWFITGIGIIFLALALLLLTRLKPELDGGIFTYARAGFGDLVGFCSAWGYWLCAVIANVSYLVIVFSALSFFTDSADRVIFGAGNTWQAIVGASLLLWLVHGLVLRGVQTAASINLVATLGKLLPLGLFILLAIAAFNIDRFTLDFTGFALDKPVWQQVKETMLITLWVFIGVEGAVVVSARARNKRDVGHATLLAVTAALCIYLLVTLLSLGVIPRAELAGMRNPSMAGLMTQLIGYWGNLIIVVGLIVSVCGAYLSWTIMAAEVPFLAAQHGAFPRILSQQNARSAPSASLWLTNGSVQICLILIWLTHSDYNTLLTIASEMILVPYFLVGAYLYKVARPLNKPLITTVALGASIYGIWLLYASGPLHLLLSVVLYAPGILLFLYARRGGRAAQSLSMLERSAIVALVAGALPAMWVLLK from the coding sequence TTGGATAAAAAATTAGGACTCACGGCTCTTACCGCACTGGTTCTGAGTTCCATGCTGGGAGCCGGTGTGTTTAGCCTGCCACAAAATATGGCTGCCGTCGCAAGCCCCGCAGCATTGATCGTTGGCTGGTTCATCACCGGCATCGGGATTATTTTTTTGGCACTGGCGTTACTGCTGCTAACACGGCTGAAACCCGAGCTTGATGGTGGCATCTTCACCTATGCGCGTGCAGGCTTCGGTGACCTTGTTGGCTTCTGTTCCGCATGGGGATACTGGTTATGTGCCGTTATCGCTAACGTTTCCTACCTTGTTATCGTTTTCTCGGCTTTGAGCTTCTTCACGGACTCGGCGGATCGAGTGATTTTTGGCGCGGGGAATACCTGGCAGGCTATTGTCGGTGCCTCTTTATTACTATGGCTGGTGCACGGTCTGGTATTACGTGGCGTACAAACTGCGGCGAGTATTAATCTGGTGGCAACTCTTGGCAAGCTGCTACCGCTTGGTCTCTTTATTCTGCTCGCCATCGCTGCCTTTAATATCGATCGTTTTACGCTGGACTTTACCGGATTCGCTTTGGATAAGCCGGTTTGGCAGCAGGTCAAAGAAACCATGCTGATTACCCTCTGGGTATTCATCGGTGTTGAGGGTGCGGTGGTCGTTTCGGCACGTGCACGTAATAAACGGGATGTTGGACATGCCACGCTGCTGGCCGTGACGGCAGCCCTGTGTATTTATCTGCTGGTCACATTGCTATCGCTGGGGGTCATACCGCGTGCCGAGCTAGCCGGGATGCGTAATCCCTCTATGGCAGGGTTGATGACACAGCTTATCGGCTACTGGGGCAACCTTATCATCGTAGTTGGACTCATTGTTTCCGTATGCGGAGCCTATTTGAGCTGGACGATTATGGCAGCGGAAGTTCCATTTCTTGCGGCTCAGCACGGCGCGTTTCCTCGCATACTCAGCCAACAAAATGCACGCAGCGCACCGTCAGCCTCATTGTGGTTAACCAATGGCAGCGTGCAAATCTGCCTGATACTTATCTGGCTCACACATTCCGATTACAATACGCTACTGACCATTGCATCTGAAATGATTCTGGTGCCCTATTTCCTGGTTGGTGCTTATTTATATAAAGTGGCAAGGCCACTGAATAAGCCGTTGATCACTACCGTTGCGCTCGGCGCCAGTATTTATGGTATATGGCTATTATATGCGTCAGGACCATTACATCTGCTGCTGTCAGTGGTGCTGTATGCGCCGGGAATATTGCTGTTTCTCTATGCTCGTCGAGGTGGTCGCGCCGCACAATCGTTGAGCATGCTGGAACGCAGCGCGATCGTTGCGCTGGTAGCAGGTGCTTTGCCTGCAATGTGGGTGTTACTGAAATAA
- the ydgH gene encoding DUF1471 family protein YdgH, with translation MKLKNTILASALLSLTTLSAHAAQELSPEKAATLKPFERIDINGRFNAINDASAAVSKRADEMGAASYYIQGINDNNGNGGNWRVTADLYHADAPAAEKAAEYRQFYGVKELPKGEAFLLEPYDTVSISGFYSSQPDVNEAIAKAAKQKGADAFFIVRQIDANSGGNQYITAYIYKADAPKRKVQSPNAIPADSEAGKAALAEGGAAAKNVEIPGVASSESPSRAVGRFYETQSSSGQRYTIKMKDGSSIQEVNNITAAQMQPFDSITFTGHFSTPTEISEEVARRASGKGAKYYHVTRQWQNQSGGNLTVSADLFK, from the coding sequence ATGAAGCTGAAGAATACCATTCTGGCGTCAGCCCTGCTGTCTCTCACTACATTATCCGCACATGCGGCGCAGGAACTGTCTCCCGAAAAAGCCGCCACGTTAAAACCATTTGAGCGCATTGATATCAATGGCCGCTTTAACGCGATTAACGATGCCAGCGCTGCTGTTTCTAAGCGCGCCGATGAAATGGGTGCCGCCTCTTACTATATTCAGGGTATCAACGACAATAACGGCAATGGTGGAAACTGGCGCGTCACGGCAGATCTTTACCATGCCGATGCACCTGCTGCTGAAAAAGCCGCGGAATATCGCCAGTTTTACGGCGTGAAAGAACTGCCAAAAGGTGAAGCATTTTTGCTGGAACCTTACGATACCGTTTCAATTAGCGGTTTCTATAGCAGTCAGCCAGATGTCAATGAGGCGATTGCCAAAGCAGCTAAACAAAAAGGTGCGGATGCCTTCTTTATCGTGCGCCAAATTGATGCCAACAGCGGTGGCAACCAGTACATCACCGCATACATCTATAAAGCCGATGCACCGAAGCGCAAGGTTCAAAGCCCGAACGCCATTCCAGCCGATTCAGAAGCCGGTAAAGCTGCACTGGCAGAAGGTGGCGCAGCGGCGAAAAACGTTGAGATCCCGGGCGTTGCCTCATCTGAGTCACCAAGCCGTGCGGTAGGTCGTTTCTATGAAACACAATCCTCCTCCGGTCAGCGCTATACCATAAAAATGAAAGACGGCAGTTCCATTCAGGAAGTGAATAATATCACTGCGGCGCAGATGCAGCCGTTTGACTCGATTACCTTTACTGGCCACTTCAGCACACCTACCGAGATTTCTGAAGAAGTGGCTCGCCGCGCTTCAGGTAAGGGAGCGAAGTACTATCACGTAACCCGCCAGTGGCAGAACCAAAGCGGGGGTAACCTCACCGTCTCCGCCGATTTGTTCAAATAA
- the pntA gene encoding Re/Si-specific NAD(P)(+) transhydrogenase subunit alpha — MLIGVPKERLSNEARVAATPKTVEQLLKLGFTVAIESGAGKLASFDDAAFTEAGATIAGSTDVWQADIILKVNAPTEDEIALIREGSTLVSFIWPAQNPTLLEKLAERKVTVMSMDAVPRISRAQSLDALSSMANIAGYRAIVEAAHEFGRFFTGQITAAGKVPPAKVMVIGAGVAGLAAIGAANSLGAIVRAFDTRPEVKEQVQSMGAEFLELDFEEEAGSGDGYAKVMSDAFIKAEMALFAAQAQEVDIIVTTALIPGRPAPKLITREMVESMKPGSVIVDLAAQTGGNCELTVADTVTTTANGVKIIGYTDLPSRLPTQSSQLYGTNLVNLLKLLCKEKNGEINVDFEDVVIRGVTVIREGEVTWPAPPIQVSAAPKAAQPETKLATPEPVKPASPLRKYILIALAIVLFACLANVAPAEFLSHFTVFALSCVVGYYVVWNVSHALHTPLMSVTNAISGIIVVGAVLQIGHGGWVTFFAFVAVLIASINIFGGFTVTQRMLKMFRKN, encoded by the coding sequence ATGTTAATTGGAGTACCCAAAGAGCGGTTGTCCAATGAGGCACGAGTCGCGGCTACCCCCAAAACGGTAGAGCAATTGCTGAAACTCGGCTTCACTGTAGCAATAGAAAGTGGTGCCGGTAAGCTGGCCAGTTTTGATGATGCCGCCTTTACCGAGGCTGGTGCCACCATTGCCGGTAGTACGGATGTCTGGCAAGCCGATATTATACTGAAGGTGAATGCCCCAACCGAAGATGAAATAGCGCTGATCCGTGAAGGTAGCACGCTGGTGAGCTTTATCTGGCCGGCGCAAAATCCCACGTTGTTGGAAAAACTGGCTGAACGCAAAGTGACGGTTATGTCGATGGATGCGGTACCGCGTATTTCCCGTGCCCAGTCGCTGGATGCGCTAAGCTCGATGGCAAACATAGCCGGCTATCGTGCCATTGTTGAAGCCGCTCATGAGTTCGGGCGCTTCTTCACAGGCCAAATCACGGCAGCGGGCAAAGTGCCGCCAGCAAAAGTGATGGTGATTGGCGCGGGTGTGGCAGGATTGGCGGCTATCGGTGCGGCAAACAGCTTAGGCGCCATTGTTCGTGCCTTTGACACCCGTCCTGAAGTGAAGGAACAGGTGCAGAGTATGGGAGCCGAGTTCCTCGAGCTGGATTTTGAAGAGGAAGCCGGTAGCGGTGATGGCTACGCAAAAGTGATGTCTGATGCTTTTATTAAAGCAGAGATGGCGCTGTTTGCAGCACAAGCGCAAGAAGTAGACATTATTGTCACGACTGCGCTAATACCCGGGCGGCCTGCACCAAAGCTGATCACTCGCGAAATGGTGGAAAGCATGAAGCCGGGGAGCGTCATTGTCGATCTGGCGGCACAAACCGGTGGTAACTGTGAATTGACGGTTGCTGATACTGTAACTACCACCGCTAACGGTGTGAAAATTATCGGTTACACTGATTTACCGAGCCGCCTGCCGACGCAGTCTTCCCAGCTCTACGGCACAAATCTGGTTAATCTGCTGAAGCTATTGTGCAAAGAGAAAAATGGCGAGATTAACGTCGACTTTGAGGATGTTGTCATCCGAGGTGTCACCGTAATTCGCGAGGGTGAAGTGACTTGGCCAGCCCCGCCAATCCAGGTATCTGCAGCACCGAAAGCAGCCCAGCCCGAAACTAAACTTGCCACTCCAGAACCGGTAAAACCCGCCTCTCCGTTACGCAAGTATATTCTGATTGCATTAGCGATTGTGCTTTTTGCCTGTCTGGCTAATGTTGCACCCGCGGAGTTCCTGTCGCATTTCACCGTGTTCGCACTTTCGTGTGTTGTGGGCTACTACGTGGTGTGGAACGTCAGTCATGCACTGCATACGCCTCTGATGTCGGTAACCAATGCGATTTCCGGCATTATCGTGGTGGGTGCCGTACTACAAATTGGCCATGGTGGTTGGGTGACGTTTTTTGCTTTTGTCGCGGTGCTGATTGCCAGCATCAATATCTTCGGTGGTTTCACCGTGACTCAGCGCATGCTGAAAATGTTTCGTAAGAACTGA
- the pntB gene encoding Re/Si-specific NAD(P)(+) transhydrogenase subunit beta gives MSGGLVTAAYIVAAILFIFSLAGLSKHESSKQGNIFGISGMAIALIATIFGPETSNVVWILVAMVIGGAIGVRLAKKVEMTEMPELVAVLHSFVGLAAVLVGFNSYLDHAPGLMPVMENIHLTEVFLGIFIGAVTFTGSIVAFGKLRGKISSRPLMLPHRHKLNLLALVVSFVLLFTFVRTESVGMQVFSLLIMTIIALAFGWHLVASIGGADMPVVVSMLNSYSGWAAAAAGFMLGNDLLIVTGALVGSSGAILSYIMCKAMNRSFISVIAGGFGTDSSSTGETEAVGEYREITAEETAELLKNSSSVIITPGYGMAVAQAQYPVADLTERLRARGIKVRFGIHPVAGRLPGHMNVLLAEARVPYDVVLEMDEINDDFAETDTVLVIGANDTVNPAAQEDPRSPIAGMPVLEVWKAQNVVVFKRSMNTGYAGVQNPLFFKDNSQMLFGDAKASVEAILKAL, from the coding sequence ATGTCTGGCGGATTAGTGACTGCAGCATACATTGTTGCCGCAATTCTTTTTATTTTCAGCCTCGCGGGTCTGTCAAAGCATGAGAGCTCAAAGCAGGGCAACATCTTTGGTATCAGCGGGATGGCTATCGCGCTCATTGCCACTATCTTCGGTCCGGAAACCAGTAACGTAGTCTGGATTTTGGTCGCGATGGTGATCGGTGGCGCGATTGGGGTGCGTTTGGCGAAGAAAGTCGAAATGACTGAAATGCCGGAGCTGGTAGCGGTACTGCATAGTTTTGTCGGTCTGGCTGCCGTACTGGTTGGTTTCAACAGTTATCTCGATCATGCGCCGGGCCTAATGCCGGTGATGGAAAATATCCATCTGACGGAGGTTTTCCTGGGGATATTTATCGGTGCGGTGACCTTTACAGGGTCTATTGTCGCTTTCGGTAAGCTACGAGGTAAAATTTCTTCGCGTCCTCTGATGTTGCCACATCGGCATAAGCTGAATTTGCTGGCTCTGGTGGTTTCTTTCGTATTGCTGTTTACATTTGTACGGACGGAAAGCGTGGGAATGCAGGTCTTTTCCCTGCTGATCATGACCATTATCGCGCTTGCGTTTGGCTGGCATCTGGTAGCGTCAATCGGCGGTGCTGATATGCCGGTTGTGGTATCAATGCTGAATTCCTACTCAGGTTGGGCGGCGGCCGCTGCTGGCTTTATGCTTGGAAATGATTTGCTGATCGTGACCGGTGCACTGGTGGGCTCTTCCGGTGCCATTCTTTCTTATATTATGTGTAAGGCAATGAATCGGTCGTTTATCAGCGTCATTGCCGGTGGGTTTGGTACCGACAGTAGCTCAACCGGTGAAACGGAAGCCGTTGGGGAATATCGTGAAATTACGGCAGAAGAGACAGCAGAGCTGTTGAAAAACTCGTCGTCGGTAATCATCACTCCGGGCTACGGTATGGCCGTTGCCCAAGCGCAATATCCGGTGGCTGACCTTACCGAACGGTTACGTGCACGCGGTATTAAAGTCCGTTTTGGCATTCATCCGGTCGCGGGACGCTTGCCTGGCCATATGAACGTATTACTGGCAGAAGCCCGCGTTCCTTATGACGTGGTGCTGGAAATGGATGAGATTAACGACGATTTCGCAGAGACTGATACCGTATTGGTTATTGGTGCGAATGATACTGTTAATCCGGCTGCGCAAGAGGACCCTCGCAGCCCTATTGCCGGCATGCCGGTACTGGAAGTCTGGAAAGCGCAAAACGTGGTAGTGTTTAAACGCTCGATGAACACTGGTTATGCAGGCGTACAAAATCCTTTGTTCTTTAAAGATAATTCACAGATGTTGTTCGGTGACGCAAAAGCAAGCGTAGAAGCGATTCTGAAAGCGCTTTAA